Proteins from a genomic interval of Pseudoalteromonas sp. MEBiC 03607:
- a CDS encoding DEAD/DEAH box helicase, giving the protein MKYVLRPYQQEAVERTVAHFRQTDDAALIVLPTGAGKSLVIAELARIAKQKIMVLAHVKELVEQNAEKYMSFGFKASIFSAGLKQKSLTEQVTFASVQSLARNTDKLSDAYSLLIIDECHRVSGDEQSQYGQVIASLKKQNPNLKVLGLTATPFRMGMGWVYHHHYHGFVRGDKDAPFKKCIFELPLRYMIKNGYLTPPHEVDAAISHYDFSSLPSDSFGRYSIENMNALLKDNTRATKAIIKQVIEYSEQRHGVMIFAATVMHAKEITGYLPEQNTALITGDTDNNERDRIINQFKAKQIKYLVNVSVLTTGFDAPHVDFIAILRPTESVSLYQQIVGRGLRLSEGKKDCLVIDYAGNGFDLFYPEVGSKKAQSDNEPVQVLCPGCGFANIFWGKTDCEGKVIEHFGRRCQGLLDDGEEQVQCDYRFRFKECEQCGEQNDIAARQCHSCGAMMADPDDKLREALNLKDALVLRCSGLSAQVLAKGLLKISYYDEDGASCDEVFNLANDTGRFIFNKQFGKRAAPGFTPIEWQSAEQVVDLQQQLLAPDFVIARKNKKYGWKVAEKLFDYQGNFRKANQLN; this is encoded by the coding sequence ATGAAGTACGTACTCAGACCCTACCAACAAGAGGCCGTAGAACGCACGGTTGCTCACTTTCGACAAACAGATGATGCTGCACTGATCGTATTACCAACAGGGGCAGGAAAAAGCCTTGTTATTGCAGAGCTTGCGCGCATTGCCAAACAAAAAATTATGGTGCTTGCACATGTCAAAGAATTGGTGGAGCAAAACGCAGAGAAATATATGAGCTTTGGCTTTAAGGCGAGTATTTTTTCAGCAGGTTTAAAGCAAAAGTCTTTAACAGAGCAAGTCACCTTTGCAAGTGTGCAGTCCCTGGCGCGCAATACCGATAAGCTGAGTGATGCCTACTCTTTGTTGATCATTGATGAGTGTCACCGTGTCAGCGGTGATGAACAAAGCCAATACGGGCAGGTGATAGCGAGTCTAAAAAAGCAAAACCCCAATCTTAAAGTGCTTGGCTTAACTGCGACACCTTTTCGTATGGGGATGGGCTGGGTTTATCATCATCATTATCACGGTTTTGTTAGAGGTGATAAAGATGCGCCATTTAAAAAGTGTATTTTTGAGTTACCACTGCGCTATATGATTAAGAACGGCTATTTAACGCCGCCGCATGAAGTCGATGCTGCTATTAGTCATTATGACTTTTCATCACTACCGAGTGATTCATTTGGTCGATACAGTATCGAAAATATGAATGCATTATTGAAAGATAACACACGGGCAACAAAAGCTATTATCAAGCAAGTTATAGAATACAGTGAACAGCGTCATGGCGTGATGATCTTTGCCGCAACTGTGATGCATGCCAAAGAAATTACCGGTTACTTACCAGAGCAAAATACTGCACTTATAACCGGCGATACCGATAATAACGAACGTGACCGAATTATTAATCAATTTAAAGCAAAACAAATAAAGTATTTGGTTAATGTATCTGTGCTCACGACAGGCTTTGATGCTCCTCATGTTGATTTCATCGCGATTTTACGGCCAACCGAATCGGTCAGTTTATACCAGCAGATTGTAGGTCGGGGCCTGCGCTTAAGTGAAGGAAAAAAAGACTGCTTAGTGATTGACTATGCAGGTAATGGTTTTGATTTGTTTTATCCTGAAGTGGGCAGTAAAAAAGCACAAAGTGATAATGAGCCTGTTCAAGTACTGTGTCCGGGTTGTGGATTTGCGAATATTTTTTGGGGTAAAACAGACTGCGAGGGCAAAGTGATTGAGCATTTTGGCAGACGTTGCCAAGGCTTGCTGGACGATGGTGAAGAACAAGTTCAGTGCGATTATCGCTTTCGGTTTAAAGAATGTGAGCAGTGTGGTGAACAAAATGACATTGCTGCAAGGCAGTGCCATTCTTGTGGTGCCATGATGGCAGACCCTGATGATAAACTACGAGAAGCACTAAATTTAAAAGATGCCTTGGTATTAAGATGTAGTGGTTTGTCAGCTCAGGTTCTCGCAAAAGGTTTACTTAAAATTAGTTATTATGATGAAGACGGTGCAAGTTGTGATGAGGTATTTAACTTAGCAAATGACACCGGACGATTTATTTTTAATAAGCAGTTTGGTAAGAGAGCAGCACCAGGTTTTACCCCAATTGAATGGCAAAGCGCTGAGCAGGTTGTCGATTTACAGCAGCAACTACTGGCCCCCGATTTTGTGATTGCGCGTAAAAATAAAAAATATGGTTGGAAAGTGGCAGAAAAGCTATTTGATTATCAGGGGAATTTTCGTAAAGCGAATCAACTAAATTGA
- a CDS encoding H-NS histone family protein: MKEIRSFVKSASLTELEKAKQLIDTAIEKYTQQQEAKKEVLDLLKEKGLTLEDLQDVASTDKRTKVKPKYRIEYNGEIVEWTGRGKRPKAFQGVDLTKHLA, translated from the coding sequence ATGAAAGAAATCCGATCTTTTGTTAAATCTGCGTCGTTAACTGAGCTTGAAAAAGCCAAGCAGCTAATTGACACAGCAATCGAGAAATATACTCAACAGCAAGAAGCTAAAAAAGAAGTACTCGATTTGTTAAAAGAAAAAGGACTTACATTAGAAGATTTACAAGATGTAGCAAGTACAGATAAGCGTACTAAAGTTAAACCAAAATATCGCATCGAGTATAATGGTGAAATCGTTGAATGGACGGGTCGTGGTAAACGTCCTAAAGCGTTCCAAGGTGTCGATCTAACTAAGCACTTGGCTTAA